Below is a genomic region from Candidatus Paceibacterota bacterium.
AGAGTGATAAAAAGAAAAAACATGGCATTGTAGTCAGCTAGGCCGACCGTGAGATTGCGTGCATAGACGGATGCCAAAAAGTGATGGGCGCGCCAATAAGTGAAAAGCAAAGCAAAACTCAAAACCAGACTAAGCAAAAGGGGTGTGATCGTGGAAAGAGCCACAAAAAGGGCTTGGAAATCCAAAGGATTAGAGATAGCTGGTACCCGTAAATCAAAAGCCAACAAGGTCATAGCGA
It encodes:
- a CDS encoding TMEM175 family protein; protein product: MKQQRLDGLADGIFAIAMTLLAFDLRVPAISNPLDFQALFVALSTITPLLLSLVLSFALLFTYWRAHHFLASVYARNLTVGLADYNAMFFLFITLVPFSARLLGRYSENITAITVYGLNVICIGVTLLFMRYYIEH